A region from the Cryptosporangium arvum DSM 44712 genome encodes:
- a CDS encoding MaoC family dehydratase — MKRIVQRGLWFEEFETDVVYDHRPGRTVTEADNVLFTTLTMNTQALHLDAAFAEGTAFGQRLVNSMFTLSTLVGLSVAQLTQGTIVANLGFGAVTFPKPLFHGDTLYAETVVTDRRESASRPGEGILTFTHTGRNQHDEVVATAVRTTLVRKRPPA; from the coding sequence GTGAAACGCATCGTGCAGCGGGGCCTGTGGTTCGAGGAGTTCGAGACCGACGTCGTCTACGACCACCGCCCCGGCCGCACGGTCACCGAGGCCGACAACGTGCTGTTCACGACGCTGACCATGAACACCCAGGCGCTGCACCTGGACGCGGCGTTCGCCGAGGGCACCGCGTTCGGGCAGCGGCTGGTCAACTCGATGTTCACGCTCTCCACGCTCGTCGGCCTGTCGGTGGCGCAGCTGACCCAGGGCACCATCGTCGCCAACCTCGGCTTCGGCGCGGTGACGTTCCCGAAGCCGCTGTTCCACGGCGACACCCTCTACGCCGAGACCGTCGTCACCGACCGGCGCGAATCCGCGAGCCGCCCGGGCGAGGGGATCCTGACGTTCACGCACACCGGCCGCAACCAGCACGACGAGGTCGTCGCCACCGCCGTGCGCACCACCCTGGTCCGCAAGCGCCCGCCGGCGTGA
- a CDS encoding acyl-CoA dehydrogenase family protein gives MSDDLLPEDQRDLVLAVRDFAQKVVAPVAAKHDAEHSFPYEVVAGMAEMGLFGLPFPEEHGGQGGDYFSLCLALEELGKVDQSVAITLEAGVSLGAMPVYRFGSASQKETWLPSLTSGRALAAFGLTEAGAGSDASGTRTTARLDGDSWVVNGSKQFITNSGTDITTLVTVTAVTGPKEISTILVPTSTPGFRAEPAYDKVGWNASDTHPLSFDDVRVPGENLLGERGRGYANFLRILDEGRIAIAALATGAAQGCVDESVRYAKERVAFGSPIGRHQAIAFKIARMEARAYTARVAYYDAAARMLAGKPFKKQASIAKLVASEAAMDNARDATQIHGGYGFMNEYAVARHYRDSKILEIGEGTTEVQLMLIAREAGL, from the coding sequence ATGAGCGACGACCTGCTTCCCGAGGACCAGCGCGATCTGGTGCTGGCCGTCCGGGACTTCGCCCAGAAGGTGGTCGCTCCGGTGGCCGCCAAGCACGACGCCGAGCATTCGTTCCCGTACGAGGTCGTGGCCGGCATGGCCGAGATGGGGCTGTTCGGCCTGCCGTTCCCCGAGGAGCACGGCGGCCAGGGCGGGGACTACTTCTCGCTCTGCCTGGCGCTGGAGGAGCTCGGCAAGGTCGACCAGAGCGTCGCGATCACGCTCGAAGCCGGGGTGTCGCTCGGCGCGATGCCGGTGTACCGGTTCGGCAGCGCGTCCCAGAAGGAGACCTGGCTGCCGTCGCTGACGTCCGGGCGCGCGCTGGCCGCGTTCGGGCTCACCGAGGCCGGCGCGGGCAGCGACGCGTCCGGTACGCGCACGACCGCGCGCCTCGACGGCGACTCGTGGGTGGTCAACGGCTCCAAGCAGTTCATCACGAACTCCGGCACCGACATCACGACGCTCGTCACGGTGACCGCGGTGACCGGGCCGAAGGAGATCTCGACGATCCTCGTGCCGACCTCGACGCCGGGTTTCCGCGCCGAGCCCGCGTACGACAAGGTCGGCTGGAACGCCTCCGACACGCACCCGCTGTCGTTCGACGACGTCCGGGTGCCGGGCGAGAACCTGCTCGGCGAGCGCGGCCGGGGCTACGCCAACTTCCTCCGGATCCTCGACGAGGGGCGCATCGCGATCGCGGCGCTGGCGACCGGGGCCGCGCAGGGCTGCGTCGACGAGTCGGTGCGGTACGCGAAGGAGCGGGTGGCGTTCGGCTCGCCGATCGGCCGGCACCAGGCGATCGCGTTCAAGATCGCGCGGATGGAGGCGCGTGCGTACACCGCCCGGGTCGCGTACTACGACGCGGCCGCGCGGATGCTGGCCGGGAAGCCGTTCAAGAAGCAGGCGTCGATCGCCAAGCTGGTCGCCAGCGAAGCGGCGATGGACAACGCGCGCGACGCCACCCAGATCCACGGCGGCTACGGCTTCATGAACGAGTACGCGGTGGCCCGGCACTACCGGGACAGCAAGATCCTGGAGATCGGCGAGGGCACCACCGAGGTGCAGCTGATGCTCATCGCGCGGGAGGCCGGCCTGTGA
- a CDS encoding TetR/AcrR family transcriptional regulator, which produces MELAEPTRRSMQKADRRRQLLRAGAELIAERGFPGVRLEDLGAAVGISGPAVYRHFASKEALLVEIMVGISDRLLRGGHAVVVGASTPDRALHGLVDFHLDFAFGEPELIRIQDRDLTALPADALHRVRQTQRTYVELWVTVLCAVRPGLAEDDARVQAHAVFGLINSTPYSAAAAPPGRSREILRGMALAATLASVNDD; this is translated from the coding sequence ATGGAGCTCGCCGAGCCCACGCGGCGGAGCATGCAGAAGGCCGACCGGCGTCGGCAGTTGCTGCGTGCCGGTGCGGAGCTGATCGCCGAGCGCGGGTTCCCCGGCGTGCGCCTGGAGGATCTGGGCGCCGCCGTCGGCATCAGCGGCCCGGCCGTCTACCGCCACTTCGCGAGCAAGGAAGCCCTGCTCGTCGAGATCATGGTCGGCATCAGCGACCGCCTGCTGCGCGGCGGGCACGCGGTCGTCGTCGGCGCGAGCACTCCCGACCGGGCGCTGCACGGGCTCGTCGATTTCCACCTGGACTTCGCGTTCGGTGAGCCGGAGCTGATCCGGATCCAGGACCGTGACCTGACCGCGCTGCCTGCCGACGCGCTGCACCGGGTGCGCCAGACCCAGCGCACCTACGTCGAGCTGTGGGTGACCGTGCTGTGCGCGGTACGGCCCGGGCTGGCCGAGGACGACGCCCGGGTGCAGGCCCACGCCGTGTTCGGCCTGATCAACTCGACGCCCTACAGCGCGGCGGCGGCACCGCCCGGCCGTTCGCGGGAGATCCTCCGGGGGATGGCGCTGGCCGCTACGCTAGCTTCAGTTAATGACGACTAA
- a CDS encoding helix-turn-helix domain-containing protein: MTLPSRLLRSRDWNTVSAALYLDPPVAEPFRTAATDDLLVVTVLSGHYTIASASGRTTYHPGSVGLTAPGNTSELRWTALRPDPMESVHIRLRPALFAGATGLPDALVTNDPLVSALGTSLGDAVRRDAPTLYADTMAQALAVQLASHPRRDPGPLGRRQVDRVVGYMHAHLSDDVTLDALAAQANVSKYHFVRLFTRATGRTPHRYLRDLRLRRGAELLAGPESVQRIALACGYRSPGQFATAFRREYGVSPTDYRRGESRSESPTRS; the protein is encoded by the coding sequence GTGACCCTGCCCTCGCGATTACTGCGATCGCGCGACTGGAACACCGTCTCCGCCGCGCTGTACCTCGATCCTCCGGTCGCCGAGCCGTTCCGCACCGCCGCCACCGACGACCTGCTCGTCGTCACGGTCCTGAGCGGCCACTACACGATCGCGAGCGCCTCCGGGCGGACCACCTACCACCCGGGTTCGGTCGGACTGACCGCGCCGGGCAACACCTCCGAGCTGCGCTGGACGGCGCTGCGCCCAGACCCGATGGAGTCGGTCCACATCCGGCTGCGACCGGCGCTCTTCGCGGGCGCGACCGGTCTGCCCGACGCCCTGGTCACCAACGATCCGCTGGTCAGCGCCCTGGGCACCTCGCTCGGCGACGCGGTGCGGCGCGACGCTCCGACGCTCTACGCCGACACGATGGCGCAGGCGCTTGCCGTCCAGCTCGCCTCGCACCCCCGCCGCGACCCCGGCCCGCTGGGCCGGCGGCAGGTCGACCGCGTCGTCGGGTACATGCACGCCCATCTCTCCGACGACGTGACTCTCGACGCGCTGGCCGCGCAGGCGAACGTCAGCAAGTACCACTTCGTCCGACTGTTCACCCGCGCGACCGGCCGCACACCCCACCGCTACCTGCGCGACCTGCGTCTGCGTCGCGGCGCCGAGCTCCTGGCCGGGCCGGAGTCCGTGCAGCGCATCGCGCTCGCGTGCGGCTATCGCAGCCCGGGGCAGTTCGCCACCGCGTTCCGCCGCGAGTACGGCGTCTCCCCCACCGACTACCGGCGTGGGGAGAGCAGGTCGGAGAGCCCGACGCGCTCGTAG
- a CDS encoding SDR family oxidoreductase has product MSRILITGASSGFGAMTAKALADAGHTVYAGMRNIADRNRRAAETAGEYAHVVEMDVSDQASVDAAVKQAGELDVVVHNAGHMVLGPTEAFTPEQLAEVYDTNVLSTQRVNRAVLPGLRARGDGLLVWVGSSSTRGGTPPYLAPYFAAKAAEDALAVSYAAELARFGIDTTIIVPGSFTTGTNHFAHAGHASDEEIVAAYDERYAGLLDQVSQKLAALAPPDADPEEVARQIVRVVGLPRGERPFRVHIDPANDGAEEVNAVGDRVRSEFYERVGLSDLLSPRR; this is encoded by the coding sequence ATGAGCCGGATCCTGATCACCGGCGCGTCCAGCGGCTTCGGCGCGATGACCGCGAAGGCGCTCGCCGACGCCGGCCACACCGTCTACGCCGGGATGCGCAACATCGCCGACCGCAACCGCCGGGCCGCCGAGACGGCGGGCGAGTACGCCCACGTCGTCGAGATGGACGTCTCCGACCAGGCGTCGGTCGACGCCGCGGTCAAGCAGGCCGGCGAGCTCGACGTCGTCGTGCACAACGCCGGACACATGGTGCTCGGGCCGACCGAGGCGTTCACGCCCGAGCAGCTCGCCGAGGTGTACGACACCAACGTCCTGTCCACCCAGCGGGTCAACCGGGCCGTGCTGCCGGGGCTGCGTGCGCGCGGCGACGGCCTGCTGGTCTGGGTCGGGTCGAGCAGCACGCGCGGGGGAACGCCGCCCTACCTCGCGCCGTACTTCGCGGCCAAGGCGGCCGAGGACGCCCTCGCGGTCAGCTACGCCGCCGAGCTCGCCCGCTTCGGCATCGACACGACGATCATCGTGCCGGGCTCGTTCACCACCGGCACGAACCACTTCGCGCACGCCGGGCACGCGTCCGACGAGGAGATCGTCGCGGCGTACGACGAGCGCTACGCCGGCCTGCTCGACCAGGTGTCGCAGAAGCTGGCCGCACTCGCCCCGCCCGACGCCGACCCGGAGGAGGTGGCGCGCCAGATCGTCCGCGTCGTGGGTCTGCCCAGGGGGGAGCGGCCGTTCCGGGTGCACATCGACCCGGCGAACGACGGCGCCGAGGAGGTCAACGCGGTGGGCGACCGGGTGCGGTCGGAGTTCTACGAGCGCGTCGGGCTCTCCGACCTGCTCTCCCCACGCCGGTAG
- a CDS encoding SDR family oxidoreductase has protein sequence MTRTALVTGGSGGIGRAVAQRLAADGMNVLVHYAGNPRRADVVVDAIREAGGTATAAQADVAEETDVAALFETAEREYGGVDVVVHTAGIMILAPLAELKLDDLDRMHRTNIRGTFVVNQQAVQRVREGGAIINFSTSVVKLALPTYSAYAASKGAVDALTPVLARELRGRDVTVNAVAPGPTATPLFLDGKDSETVDRMAKQAPLERLGVPEDIAEAVAFLAGPGRWVNGQTVYVNGGIA, from the coding sequence ATGACAAGAACAGCCCTGGTCACCGGAGGATCCGGCGGCATCGGACGCGCGGTCGCGCAGCGTCTGGCCGCCGACGGAATGAACGTGCTCGTGCACTACGCGGGCAACCCGCGCCGCGCCGACGTGGTCGTGGACGCGATTCGGGAAGCGGGCGGCACCGCCACCGCCGCCCAGGCCGACGTCGCCGAGGAGACCGACGTGGCCGCGCTCTTCGAGACCGCCGAGCGCGAGTACGGCGGCGTCGACGTCGTCGTCCACACGGCCGGAATCATGATTCTCGCCCCGCTCGCCGAGCTGAAACTCGACGACCTCGACCGCATGCACCGCACCAACATCCGCGGCACGTTCGTCGTCAACCAGCAGGCCGTCCAGCGCGTCCGCGAGGGCGGCGCGATCATCAACTTCTCGACCTCGGTCGTCAAGCTCGCGCTGCCCACCTACTCGGCCTACGCGGCCTCGAAGGGCGCCGTCGACGCGCTCACGCCGGTCCTGGCCCGCGAGCTGCGCGGGCGGGACGTCACGGTGAACGCGGTCGCGCCCGGCCCCACCGCGACACCGCTGTTCCTGGACGGCAAGGACTCCGAGACCGTCGACCGGATGGCGAAGCAGGCCCCGCTGGAGCGCCTCGGGGTGCCCGAGGACATCGCCGAGGCGGTGGCGTTCCTCGCCGGCCCCGGCCGCTGGGTCAACGGCCAGACCGTGTACGTCAACGGAGGGATCGCCTGA
- a CDS encoding DUF2461 family protein, producing the protein MGEFAGFDAGVVAWFEGLEADNSREYFGAHRAYYEREVRGRFGALLADLAAELGGEVKVFRQHRDVRFAADKSPYKTQTYGLLTGSSLSPAGLFAAISADGLAAGTGYWRMARDQLVRYRAAVDDELAARVADAVDAGLEQWSQGLATAPRGIPRDHPRIELLRLTSVTLGRRRPAGGGIGADEGRVFVRETWRTAAPVLAWLDEHVGPSTEEQSWGRGAQRRGR; encoded by the coding sequence ATGGGGGAGTTCGCAGGGTTCGACGCCGGGGTCGTCGCGTGGTTCGAAGGACTGGAGGCCGACAACTCGCGGGAGTACTTCGGCGCGCACAGGGCGTACTACGAGCGGGAGGTCCGCGGGCGGTTCGGTGCGCTGCTCGCGGACCTCGCCGCGGAGCTCGGCGGCGAGGTGAAGGTGTTCCGCCAGCACCGGGACGTGCGGTTCGCGGCCGACAAGTCCCCGTACAAGACCCAGACCTACGGCCTGCTGACCGGGTCGTCGCTCAGCCCGGCCGGCCTGTTCGCCGCGATCTCGGCCGACGGGCTGGCCGCCGGCACCGGGTACTGGCGGATGGCCCGCGACCAGCTCGTCCGTTACCGCGCGGCGGTGGACGACGAGTTGGCCGCGCGTGTCGCCGACGCCGTGGACGCGGGGCTCGAACAGTGGAGCCAGGGGTTGGCGACCGCGCCGCGGGGGATCCCGCGGGACCACCCCCGCATCGAGCTGCTCCGGCTCACCAGCGTCACGCTCGGGCGGCGGCGACCGGCCGGCGGCGGGATCGGCGCCGACGAGGGCCGCGTGTTCGTCCGCGAGACCTGGCGGACGGCGGCCCCGGTGCTCGCCTGGCTCGACGAGCACGTCGGACCCAGTACGGAAGAGCAATCCTGGGGACGAGGGGCGCAACGCCGGGGAAGGTGA
- a CDS encoding Pycsar system effector family protein, whose product MDTEAPLVYARRMLTEAREERARADTKAALLLATVGLVASVGGGTLAARSWRPSLLGPVAEPFWWLSALGFLTSAVLFLAAVYPRLARPRGRSVGAVAYFGDAARARDVEVLIEALEQSAAAELTLLAEQLHTVGTMAAAKYVLIQIGIWVLVGAAVLLLGVLVLG is encoded by the coding sequence ATGGACACGGAAGCGCCGCTCGTCTACGCCCGCCGAATGCTCACCGAGGCGCGCGAGGAAAGGGCTCGGGCCGATACAAAAGCGGCGCTGCTGCTGGCGACCGTCGGGCTGGTCGCCAGCGTCGGAGGCGGCACGCTGGCGGCCCGCTCGTGGCGTCCGTCGCTGCTGGGGCCGGTGGCGGAGCCCTTCTGGTGGTTGAGTGCCCTGGGTTTCCTGACGAGCGCAGTGCTGTTCCTGGCCGCGGTATATCCGCGACTCGCGCGGCCCAGGGGCAGGTCCGTGGGTGCGGTCGCGTACTTCGGAGACGCGGCGCGCGCCCGCGACGTTGAGGTGCTCATCGAGGCTCTCGAACAGTCGGCCGCCGCGGAGCTGACCTTGCTGGCCGAACAGCTGCACACGGTCGGGACGATGGCGGCGGCCAAGTACGTACTGATCCAGATCGGGATCTGGGTTCTCGTGGGCGCCGCCGTGTTGCTGCTGGGGGTCCTGGTGCTCGGCTGA
- a CDS encoding Crp/Fnr family transcriptional regulator, protein MSQTDASGDSWLPGSFLGRLEPAVRAQILSTGVRRRFEAGQVLLHQDDLSTHVYLLVSGVVKVTVGTAGGRTIFLSVRTAGEVVGELAATDDGPRTATVTACGVVHAREINVRDWRELLATRSSASAALHFVLTERLRAATSRRIELGEHPASVRVARILAYFVRRYGERYEHGWELTFPLTQPELAAAAECSLTSTQGALRELRLRGVIETRYRWFVVRDLVALEDHAGLD, encoded by the coding sequence ATGAGTCAGACGGATGCGTCCGGCGATTCCTGGTTACCGGGAAGCTTTCTCGGCCGCCTCGAACCAGCGGTGCGCGCGCAGATTCTCTCGACGGGAGTGCGCCGCCGGTTCGAGGCGGGACAGGTTCTGCTTCATCAAGACGACCTCAGCACGCACGTATACCTGCTGGTATCGGGGGTCGTCAAGGTCACTGTAGGCACCGCCGGCGGCCGCACGATCTTCCTCTCGGTGCGAACCGCGGGAGAGGTCGTCGGCGAGCTCGCCGCCACCGACGACGGGCCGCGGACGGCCACGGTAACGGCCTGCGGGGTCGTGCACGCCCGGGAGATCAACGTCCGTGACTGGCGGGAGTTGCTCGCCACCCGGTCGAGCGCGAGCGCAGCACTGCACTTCGTACTCACCGAGCGCCTGCGTGCGGCGACCTCTCGCCGGATCGAGCTCGGCGAACACCCCGCCTCGGTACGGGTCGCTCGTATCCTCGCGTACTTCGTCCGGCGTTACGGCGAACGGTACGAGCACGGCTGGGAGCTGACCTTCCCCCTCACCCAGCCCGAGCTCGCGGCCGCGGCGGAATGCAGTCTGACGTCGACGCAGGGCGCGCTGCGCGAGCTGCGGTTGCGCGGGGTGATCGAGACACGCTACCGCTGGTTCGTCGTGCGCGATCTCGTTGCTCTCGAGGACCACGCCGGCCTCGACTGA
- a CDS encoding NAD-dependent succinate-semialdehyde dehydrogenase — protein sequence MITDLFIDGEWRPGSDGTRFDVVDPADLSVVAQFAIASEKDCMDAVDAAAAAQPAWAATAPRERSELLRRAYEILTDEVEVFAEIMVRENGKSWSDAMGEAGYAKEFFRWFAEEAVRVPGDYRLSPAGDKRIIVDRSPIGVSLLITPWNFPAAMATRKLAPALAAGCTTILKPARETPLTAAYVVDVLRRAGVPAGVVNLVTPVPTGPLVKAMIDRPEVRKLSFTGSTEVGRDLLHACADSIVSTSMELGGNAPLIVLPGADLPSAVEGALLAKMRNGGSACTAANRFYVHDSVHDEFVDLMTDALAKVKVGPGLDRANGLGALVSVAERDKVAALVTGAVDDGATLKLGGNASADGAFYDATLLTGVTHGSTITTTEIFGPVTAIVRFDDVDEAVQMANDTEYGLMAYVFGEERAAVAVARRLEAGMVAVNRGVVSDPAAPFGGVKQSGLGREGSSEGILEFLEEKYIALTA from the coding sequence GTGATCACTGACCTCTTCATCGACGGCGAATGGCGCCCGGGCTCCGACGGCACGCGTTTCGACGTCGTCGATCCGGCCGACCTCTCGGTCGTCGCGCAGTTCGCGATCGCGTCGGAGAAGGACTGCATGGACGCGGTGGACGCGGCCGCCGCCGCCCAGCCCGCCTGGGCCGCGACCGCGCCGCGCGAGCGCAGCGAACTCCTGCGCAGGGCCTACGAGATCCTCACCGACGAGGTCGAGGTCTTCGCCGAGATCATGGTCAGGGAGAACGGCAAGTCCTGGTCGGACGCGATGGGCGAGGCCGGGTACGCCAAGGAGTTCTTCCGCTGGTTCGCCGAGGAGGCGGTCCGGGTGCCCGGCGACTACCGCCTCTCCCCGGCCGGTGACAAGCGCATCATCGTCGACCGGTCGCCGATCGGCGTGTCGCTGCTGATCACGCCGTGGAACTTCCCGGCCGCGATGGCGACGCGCAAGCTCGCCCCGGCGCTCGCCGCGGGCTGCACGACGATCCTCAAGCCCGCCCGCGAGACGCCGCTGACCGCCGCCTACGTGGTGGACGTGCTGCGCCGCGCCGGCGTCCCGGCCGGGGTCGTCAACCTGGTCACGCCGGTACCGACCGGGCCGCTGGTCAAGGCCATGATCGACCGGCCCGAGGTGCGCAAGCTGAGCTTCACCGGCTCCACCGAGGTGGGCCGCGACCTGCTGCACGCCTGCGCGGACAGCATCGTGAGCACGTCGATGGAGCTCGGCGGCAACGCGCCGCTGATCGTGCTGCCCGGCGCCGACCTGCCCTCGGCGGTCGAGGGCGCGTTGCTGGCCAAGATGCGTAACGGCGGCTCGGCCTGCACCGCGGCCAACCGCTTCTACGTCCACGACTCGGTGCACGACGAGTTCGTCGACCTGATGACCGACGCGCTGGCGAAGGTCAAGGTCGGCCCCGGCCTCGACCGGGCCAACGGCCTCGGAGCGCTGGTGTCGGTCGCCGAGCGGGACAAGGTCGCCGCGCTGGTCACCGGCGCCGTCGACGACGGCGCGACGCTGAAGCTCGGCGGCAACGCCTCCGCCGACGGCGCGTTCTACGACGCGACGCTGCTCACCGGCGTCACCCACGGCTCGACGATCACGACGACCGAGATCTTCGGCCCGGTCACCGCGATCGTCCGCTTCGACGACGTCGACGAGGCCGTCCAGATGGCGAACGACACCGAGTACGGGCTGATGGCGTACGTCTTCGGTGAGGAGCGCGCGGCCGTGGCGGTCGCCCGCAGGCTCGAGGCCGGCATGGTCGCGGTCAACCGGGGCGTCGTCAGTGACCCGGCCGCCCCCTTCGGCGGCGTGAAGCAGAGCGGCCTCGGCCGCGAGGGCAGCTCCGAGGGCATCCTCGAGTTCCTCGAGGAGAAGTACATCGCGCTGACCGCGTGA
- a CDS encoding iron-containing alcohol dehydrogenase has product MPEIGTLRLPARVHFGYDAREQLPEIVRVHGRRVLAVVDPFLTGTPFLASAVGGLEAVGVEVKVYADVTPELPVDSLDAAGVVAREYGPDVIVAIGGGSALDAAKLIALLAAYGGPLNSYYGENLVPGPVVPIVALPTTAGTGSEVTPVAVVSDPDRELKVGISSPFLVPAAAIVDPELTLGSPATVTAYSGIDALVHAVESYTARPLENSWAAPLPVFTGRNALAEPVALQAARHLGPWLEVAVSEPDNRRARSEVARGSLLGGIAFGSTGTHLGHALQYPIGALTKTPHGLGTGLMLPYVLDAVRSAVPDRVDALGEALGAPDGAIARIVAINRAIGVPATLAEIGLARDQLPRIADLALGAQRLLAIAPIDPTREALLEILERAHDGALTV; this is encoded by the coding sequence TTGCCTGAGATCGGCACGTTACGCCTGCCCGCCCGTGTGCACTTCGGCTACGACGCCCGGGAACAGCTCCCGGAGATCGTGCGTGTCCACGGCCGCCGCGTCCTCGCCGTCGTCGACCCGTTCCTGACCGGCACCCCGTTCCTGGCGTCCGCGGTCGGCGGCCTGGAGGCCGTGGGTGTCGAGGTCAAGGTCTACGCCGACGTCACGCCGGAACTGCCGGTCGACTCGCTGGACGCCGCCGGGGTCGTCGCCCGCGAGTACGGGCCTGACGTCATCGTCGCGATCGGCGGCGGCAGCGCGCTCGACGCGGCCAAGCTGATCGCGCTGCTCGCGGCGTACGGCGGCCCGCTGAACAGCTACTACGGCGAGAACCTGGTGCCGGGGCCGGTGGTGCCGATCGTCGCGCTGCCCACCACCGCGGGCACCGGCTCGGAGGTGACGCCGGTCGCGGTGGTCTCCGATCCCGACCGCGAGCTCAAGGTGGGCATCTCCAGCCCCTTCCTGGTGCCGGCGGCGGCGATCGTCGACCCGGAGCTCACGCTGGGCTCGCCCGCCACCGTCACCGCGTACTCGGGCATCGACGCGCTCGTGCACGCGGTGGAGTCCTACACCGCCCGGCCGCTGGAGAACTCCTGGGCCGCGCCGCTGCCGGTGTTCACCGGGCGGAACGCGCTGGCCGAGCCGGTCGCGCTGCAGGCCGCCCGGCACCTCGGGCCGTGGCTGGAGGTCGCGGTGTCCGAGCCGGACAACCGGCGGGCCCGCAGCGAGGTGGCGCGCGGGTCGCTGCTGGGCGGCATCGCGTTCGGCTCCACCGGCACGCACCTCGGCCACGCGCTCCAGTACCCGATCGGCGCCCTGACCAAGACCCCGCACGGTCTGGGCACCGGCCTGATGCTCCCGTACGTCCTCGACGCCGTCCGCTCCGCCGTGCCGGATCGGGTCGACGCGCTGGGAGAGGCCCTCGGTGCCCCGGACGGGGCGATCGCGCGGATCGTCGCGATCAACCGGGCGATCGGCGTCCCGGCCACGCTGGCCGAGATCGGGCTCGCGCGCGACCAGCTGCCGCGCATCGCCGACCTGGCGCTGGGCGCCCAGCGGCTGCTCGCGATCGCCCCGATCGACCCGACCCGCGAGGCGCTGCTCGAGATCCTCGAACGGGCCCACGACGGAGCGCTGACAGTATGA
- a CDS encoding SDR family NAD(P)-dependent oxidoreductase, translating into MPDLAGKVVLVVGASAGIGADAARVFAADGASLMLVARSEGPLAELAAELEKDGHDVAYTTGDVANAADVANFVDATVERFGRLDGAFNNAAMTQAGRLDQVPEEEFDRIMAVNVRGTWLCLREEVRVLKDHGSIVNMSSIGGLRGSSGMGAYQASKHAVIGLTRTAAHDFGPLGIRVNVIAPGPTESPMLDATRRAIPGGVEERIAKTPLRKAGTGAEVGQTASFLLSDRASHLSGVILPVDGGFVA; encoded by the coding sequence ATGCCTGACCTCGCAGGGAAAGTCGTCCTCGTCGTCGGGGCGAGCGCGGGGATCGGCGCCGACGCCGCCCGCGTGTTCGCCGCCGACGGTGCGTCGCTGATGCTGGTGGCCCGCTCCGAGGGACCGCTGGCCGAGCTCGCGGCCGAGCTGGAGAAGGACGGGCACGACGTCGCGTACACCACCGGCGACGTCGCGAACGCGGCCGACGTGGCGAACTTCGTCGACGCCACGGTGGAGCGGTTCGGCCGGCTCGACGGCGCGTTCAACAACGCCGCGATGACCCAGGCCGGGCGCCTCGACCAGGTTCCGGAGGAGGAGTTCGACCGGATCATGGCGGTGAACGTGCGCGGGACCTGGCTCTGCCTGCGCGAGGAGGTCCGCGTGCTGAAGGACCACGGCTCGATCGTCAACATGAGCAGCATCGGCGGTCTGCGCGGCAGCTCCGGCATGGGCGCCTACCAGGCCAGCAAACACGCGGTCATCGGCCTGACCCGCACCGCGGCGCACGACTTCGGCCCGCTCGGCATCCGGGTGAACGTGATCGCGCCCGGTCCTACCGAGTCCCCGATGCTCGACGCGACCCGCCGGGCGATCCCCGGCGGCGTCGAGGAGCGCATCGCGAAGACGCCGCTGCGCAAGGCCGGCACCGGCGCGGAGGTCGGCCAGACCGCGTCGTTCCTGCTCAGCGACCGGGCCAGTCACCTGAGCGGCGTCATCCTGCCGGTGGACGGTGGGTTCGTTGCCTGA